One part of the Candidatus Thorarchaeota archaeon genome encodes these proteins:
- a CDS encoding amidohydrolase family protein encodes MSKTTLIRDGTIVTVDSSQSVIDRGYVYIKDGKIDEIAEGEPSQSADTIIDANRCIVAPGIITAHTHLYGILLRGATLNIQPPQDFAQVLQRVWWPVDEALTVDDAYASALSAGAEMLRSGSTFYADTYSGPNSIEGSLEAIARATEELGIRGVIAFEVTERHSPEEAEAGLEEALQFARSDLIKSHLVSMMISVHASFTVSDGLIEKAAAIANRLDVPLTIHASEGLVDLYHNLERYGERTIERLDRLGALGPQTVLAHCVHVNENELDIMTERDVAVVHNPMSNMLNAVGVAPILEMLERGIRVGLGNDGWIFDPFENMRTALTIHRLASGNPSAIGPDAILKMATIDGARCYGVADRLGSVEVGKDADIVVIDGSRLPTPLNAHTAIGHLLNSVGNRDVRDVLVRGTEVVHDHHLTKIDPDKIITLSRKSAQALWKRLG; translated from the coding sequence ATGAGCAAGACCACCCTGATCAGAGATGGAACCATCGTGACTGTTGACTCTTCACAGAGTGTGATCGACCGTGGTTACGTCTACATAAAGGACGGGAAAATTGATGAGATCGCTGAGGGTGAACCTTCACAGTCCGCCGATACCATTATTGATGCAAATAGGTGCATTGTGGCACCCGGAATCATCACTGCACACACTCATCTCTATGGAATCCTGTTACGAGGAGCTACACTCAACATTCAACCTCCACAAGACTTTGCACAGGTTCTTCAGCGCGTCTGGTGGCCCGTAGATGAGGCCTTGACCGTTGACGATGCCTATGCGAGTGCCCTCTCGGCCGGTGCTGAGATGCTTAGAAGCGGTTCTACATTCTATGCGGATACCTATTCCGGTCCGAACTCGATCGAGGGCAGTCTTGAGGCGATCGCACGGGCCACGGAAGAACTTGGTATTCGTGGAGTCATTGCATTTGAAGTGACCGAGAGGCATTCTCCGGAGGAGGCAGAGGCAGGTCTCGAAGAAGCCTTACAGTTCGCCAGATCCGATCTCATCAAGTCACATCTGGTTTCCATGATGATCAGTGTTCATGCCTCATTCACCGTCAGTGACGGTCTCATCGAAAAAGCAGCAGCCATTGCAAACAGGCTGGATGTCCCGCTCACCATCCACGCCTCGGAAGGACTTGTTGATCTCTATCATAATCTCGAACGCTACGGGGAACGTACTATTGAACGATTGGATCGACTGGGAGCGCTCGGCCCACAGACGGTCTTGGCACATTGTGTCCATGTCAACGAGAACGAGTTGGACATCATGACAGAGAGGGATGTCGCTGTTGTTCATAATCCCATGAGCAACATGCTCAACGCAGTAGGAGTGGCTCCAATTTTGGAAATGCTTGAGAGAGGGATTCGTGTCGGGCTGGGAAATGACGGCTGGATCTTCGACCCGTTCGAGAACATGAGAACAGCCCTGACCATCCATAGATTGGCAAGTGGGAATCCAAGTGCCATAGGGCCTGATGCAATCCTGAAGATGGCAACAATTGACGGTGCCAGATGTTACGGTGTTGCAGATCGGCTTGGGAGCGTTGAGGTCGGAAAGGACGCAGATATTGTGGTCATTGATGGATCGAGACTGCCAACCCCTCTTAACGCACATACTGCAATTGGTCATCTTCTCAATAGTGTTGGTAATCGCGATGTCCGAGATGTTCTTGTACGAGGGACAGAGGTGGTTCATGACCATCACCTCACTAAAATAGATCCTGATAAAATAATCACACTCTCCCGTAAGAGCGCTCAAGCCCTATGGAAACGATTGGGATGA
- a CDS encoding DUF362 domain-containing protein gives MNNSRAKVYFGSIQHGARAKFASIGAKVDEIIKRLDFSTIEKKEKVAVKMHLGFGDGYQTVPVFFVRRIVEAIKAQGAFPFITDNPTSVYNAVYRGYTQETCGCPIIPISGVKDGYTYTRVTEFHGVTEMELAGALYDADVLVDLSHVKGHNSCGFGGAIKNIALGGFAAKTRWKKYHTVGQSIPYWNADKCTPKHAKELVKSCPQKAISYDEEKHKLTISFDMCNQCMECIKADEGVGCLKIRQENFSVFQEMMALGAKHVLDTFDKDKIFYLSFLLDITAYCDCWGFGQPHVVNDIGVLGSRDIVAIEQASLDLIAKEGLIEKMIPPFINANLDPTVDMHPFARLHGPMKDPYLAVRYAEKLGLGTSEYELVEVLSPEETMKMKPPKGVSEEEPSFF, from the coding sequence ATGAACAATTCTCGAGCAAAAGTGTATTTTGGCTCAATACAACATGGTGCAAGAGCCAAGTTTGCCTCAATCGGTGCGAAAGTGGACGAGATCATCAAGAGGCTGGATTTTTCGACAATTGAGAAAAAGGAAAAGGTCGCAGTCAAAATGCACCTTGGTTTTGGTGACGGCTACCAGACAGTACCCGTGTTCTTCGTGCGAAGGATTGTAGAGGCAATAAAGGCACAAGGCGCGTTCCCGTTCATCACAGATAATCCAACATCAGTATACAATGCAGTCTATCGCGGATACACTCAGGAGACCTGCGGATGCCCGATCATTCCCATCTCCGGTGTAAAGGATGGCTATACGTACACTCGCGTGACGGAATTTCACGGAGTGACTGAGATGGAGCTCGCAGGGGCTCTGTACGATGCCGATGTTCTTGTTGACCTGTCACACGTGAAGGGTCACAACTCATGTGGTTTCGGTGGTGCGATCAAGAACATTGCACTTGGTGGTTTCGCAGCAAAGACTCGTTGGAAAAAATATCATACTGTAGGTCAATCAATCCCTTACTGGAATGCTGACAAGTGCACACCGAAACATGCCAAAGAACTTGTCAAATCCTGCCCGCAGAAGGCTATTAGTTACGATGAAGAAAAGCACAAGCTCACGATCTCATTTGACATGTGCAACCAATGCATGGAATGTATCAAGGCTGATGAGGGAGTGGGTTGTCTAAAGATCCGACAAGAGAATTTCTCAGTATTCCAAGAGATGATGGCCCTTGGTGCAAAACATGTCTTGGATACATTCGATAAGGACAAGATCTTCTATCTCAGTTTTCTGCTTGACATCACGGCATATTGTGACTGTTGGGGATTCGGACAACCTCATGTGGTCAATGACATTGGTGTACTGGGAAGCCGCGACATTGTCGCTATTGAGCAGGCCTCACTGGACCTTATCGCAAAAGAGGGTCTCATCGAGAAGATGATCCCGCCATTCATAAATGCCAATCTTGACCCAACGGTCGATATGCATCCTTTTGCCCGTCTGCATGGTCCCATGAAAGATCCATACCTTGCAGTCAGATACGCTGAGAAGTTAGGCCTTGGTACATCGGAATACGAGTTAGTAGAGGTCCTCTCACCTGAAGAGACCATGAAAATGAAGCCTCCCAAGGGAGTCAGTGAAGAAGAGCCTTCCTTCTTCTAA